From the Notolabrus celidotus isolate fNotCel1 chromosome 12, fNotCel1.pri, whole genome shotgun sequence genome, one window contains:
- the ago1 gene encoding protein argonaute-1, giving the protein MEPGPSGAVPMGAFPPPLQQVFHAPRRPGMGTVGKPIKLLANYFEVEIPKMDVYHYEVDIKPDKCPRRVNREVVEYMVQHFKPQLFGDRKPVYDGKKNIYTVLALPIGSEKVDFEVTIPGEGKDRIFKVSIRWLAKVSWRLLQETLVSGRLQVPLDSVQALDVAMRHLASMRYTPVGRSFFSPPEGYYHPLGGGREVWFGFHQSVRPAMWKMMLNIDVSATAFYKAQPVIEFMCEVLDIRNIDEQPKTLTDSQRVRFTKEIKGLKVEVTHCGQMKRKYRVCNVTRRPASHQTFPLQLESGQTVECTVAQYFKQKYNLQLKYPHLPCLQVGQEQKHTYLPLEVCNIVAGQRCIKKLTDNQTSTMIKATARSAPDRQEEISRLMKNANFNLDPYIQEFGIKVKDDMAEVTGRVLPAPILQYGGRNRAIATPNQGVWDMRGKQFYNGIEIKVWAIACFAPQKQCREEVLKNFTDQLRKISKDAGMPIQGQPCFCKYAQGADSVEPMFRHLKNTYSGLQLIIVILPGKTPVYAEVKRVGDTLLGMATQCVQVKNVVKTSPQTLSNLCLKINVKLGGINNILVPHQRSAVFQQPVIFLGADVTHPPAGDGKKPSITAVVGSMDAHPSRYCATVRVQRPRQEIIEDLSYMVRELLIQFYKSTRFKPTRIIFYRDGVPEGQLPQILHYELLAIRDACIKLEKDYQPGITYIVVQKRHHTRLFCADKSERIGKSGNIPAGTTVDTSITHPFEFDFYLCSHAGIQGTSRPSHYYVLWDDNRFTADELQILTYQLCHTYVRCTRSVSIPAPAYYARLVAFRARYHLVDKEHDSGEGSHVSGQSNGRDPQALAKAVQIHHDTLRTMYFA; this is encoded by the exons ATGGAGCCGGGACCGTCTGGCGCTG TGCCCATGGGGGCCTTCCCCCCACCCCTGCAGCAGGTGTTCCATGCCCCACGCCGGCCGGGCATGGGCACCGTGGGCAAGCCCATCAAGCTGCTGGCAAACTACTTCGAGGTGGAGATCCCAAAGATGGACGTCTATCACTATGAGGTGGACATCAAGCCCGACAAGTGCCCACGGAGAGTCAACAG GGAAGTGGTCGAATACATGGTGCAACACTTCAAGCCCCAGCTCTTTGGCGACAGGAAGCCGGTGTACGACGGAAAGAAGAACATCTACACGGTGCTAGCGCTTCCTATCGGGAGTGAGAAG GTGGATTTTGAGGTAACTATTCCAGGTGAGGGTAAGGACCGAATCTTCAAGGTGTCAATCCGTTGGCTGGCCAAAGTGTCATGGCGCCTGCTGCAGGAGACTCTGGTCAGCGGGCGGCTGCAGGTTCCCCTCGACTCGGTTCAAGCCCTGGATGTGGCCATGCGCCACCTGGCCTCTATGAG gTACACTCCTGTTGGCCGTTCATTTTTCTCCCCACCTGAGGGATACTACCACCCGCtgggtggggggagggaggtCTGGTTTGGCTTCCACCAGTCTGTCCGCCCCGCCATGTGGAAGATGATGCTAAACATTGACG tGTCCGCCACGGCCTTCTACAAAGCCCAGCCTGTAATTGAGTTCATGTGTGAGGTTCTGGATATTCGCAATATTGACGAGCAGCCTAAGACTCTCACCGACTCGCAAAGGGTCCGCTTCACCAAGGAGATTAAAG GCCTGAAGGTGGAGGTGACCCACTGTGGCCAAATGAAGAGGAAATATCGTGTATGCAATGTCACCAGACGACCTGCTAGCCACCAGAC GTTTCCCCTCCAGCTCGAAAGTGGGCAGACAGTAGAATGTACAGTGGCCCAGTACTTCAAGCAGAAGTACAACCTGCAGCTAAAATACCCCCACCTACCCTGTCTACAGGTGGGACAGGAGCAGAAGCATACCTACCTGCCTCTGGAG GTGTGTAACATTGTAGCAGGCCAGCGATGCATCAAGAAGCTGACAGATAATCAGACCTCCACTATGATCAAAGCCACAGCTCGCTCCGCACCCGACAGACAAGAGGAGATCAGCAGGCTG ATGAAGAACGCTAACTTCAACCTGGACCCGTACATCCAGGAGTTTGGGATCAAGGTGAAGGATGACATGGCTGAGGTAACGGGCAGAGTGCTTCCAGCTCCGATCCTGCAGTACGGAGGACGG AACCGTGCCATAGCTACCCCAAACCAAGGAGTGTGGGACATGAGAGGGAAGCAATTTTATAACGGCATCGAGATCAAAGTGTGGGCAATCGCCTGCTTTGCCCCCCAGAAACAGTGCAGGGAGGAGGTGCTGAA AAACTTTACTGACCAGCTGCGTAAGATCTCAAAGGATGCTGGGATGCCAATTCAGGGCCAGCcatgtttctgtaaatatgcccaGGGAGCGGACAGCGTGGAGCCCATGTTCAGACACCTGAAGAACACCTACTCTGGGCTGCAGCTCATCATCGTCATTCTTCCTGGAAAAACTCCTGTCTATG CGGAGGTGAAGCGTGTGGGAGACACACTCTTAGGCATGGCCACGCAGTGTGTGCAGGTAAAGAACGTGGTGAAGACATCACCTCAGACCCTCTCCAACCTCTGCCTCAAGATCAACGTGAAGCTGGGAGGCATTAACAACATCCTGGTTCCTCATCAACG GTCAGCCGTGTTTCAGCAGCCAGTTATCTTCCTGGGAGCAGACGTCACGCACCCCCCTGCTGGAGATGGCAAGAAGCCCTCCATTACTGCT GTGGTAGGCAGTATGGATGCTCATCCCAGCAGATACTGTGCCACAGTGCGAGTCCAAAGACCCCGCCAAGAAATCATCGAAGATCTCTCTTACATGGTGCGCGAACTGCTCATTCAGTTCTACAAATCCACCCGCTTCAAACCCACCAGGATCATCTTCTACAGAGACGGAGTTCCTGAGGGACAGCTGCCACAG ATTCTCCACTATGAGCTCCTCGCCATCAGAGACGCGTGCATCAAGCTGGAGAAGGACTATCAGCCCGGGATCACCTACATCGTGGTGCAGAAACGCCACCACACACGCCTCTTCTGTGCTGACAAGTCAGAGAGG ATCGGGAAGAGTGGGAACATTCCTGCAGGGACAACAGTGGACACCAGCATCACTCATCCCTTTGAGTTTGACTTCTACCTGTGCAGCCATGCTGGCATACAG GGTACCAGCCGGCCATCTCATTACTACGTCTTGTGGGACGACAATCGTTTCACGGCTGACGAGTTGCAGATTCTAACCTACCAGTTGTGCCACACTTACGTGCGTTGTACCCGCTCAGTCTCCATCCCTGCGCCAGCCTACTATGCTCGTCTTGTGGCCTTCCGTGCCCGCTACCATCTGGTGGACAAAGAACACGACAG TGGAGAGGGCAGTCACGTGTCTGGTCAGAGTAACGGTCGGGACCCTCAGGCGCTGGCCAAAGCTGTCCAGATTCACCACGACACCCTGAGGACCATGTACTTCGCCTGA